From the Roseofilum reptotaenium CS-1145 genome, one window contains:
- a CDS encoding Uma2 family endonuclease, with product MVSSELDRKVKTMVQELLSQAQIDARLYPESDGKPMANNTVQFRLIMTIAGGLSALFKEREDVFVIGDLLWYPRKAGTLTAVEETLPFSQAPDIMVVLGVEKKDRGSYRQWEEGNIVPQVAFEIISPSNNKGEMNDKFEFYDYYGVEEYYVYDPKQNQLQGWLRSGGRLTEIPQMEGWRSPLLGVSFSTSEQELQVFAPTGEVFETYEDVVQERDLQRQEKELQRERAESAESDLQQLREKLRQLNIDPDSL from the coding sequence ATGGTATCCTCAGAACTCGATAGGAAGGTGAAAACGATGGTACAAGAATTGCTTTCTCAAGCGCAAATTGACGCTCGACTCTACCCAGAAAGTGATGGCAAACCAATGGCAAATAATACAGTTCAATTTCGTTTAATAATGACTATTGCCGGAGGATTGTCGGCTCTGTTTAAAGAGCGAGAAGATGTATTTGTGATTGGGGATTTGTTGTGGTATCCCAGAAAGGCGGGAACGTTAACGGCAGTAGAAGAAACATTACCGTTCAGCCAAGCGCCCGACATTATGGTGGTTTTGGGAGTGGAGAAAAAAGATAGAGGCTCCTATAGACAATGGGAAGAAGGAAATATTGTGCCTCAAGTGGCGTTTGAGATTATCTCACCGAGCAATAACAAAGGAGAGATGAACGATAAGTTTGAGTTCTACGACTATTATGGGGTCGAAGAATATTATGTCTACGATCCGAAGCAAAATCAACTGCAAGGATGGTTGAGAAGTGGGGGGAGGTTAACCGAAATTCCTCAAATGGAGGGTTGGAGAAGTCCTTTATTGGGAGTGAGTTTTAGTACAAGTGAGCAAGAGTTGCAGGTGTTCGCGCCGACTGGGGAAGTGTTCGAGACTTATGAGGATGTTGTGCAAGAGCGCGATCTCCAGCGTCAGGAGAAGGAGTTGCAGCGTGAGCGGGCTGAGAGTGCCGAATCGGATTTACAACAGCTACGGG